From one Gemmatimonadota bacterium genomic stretch:
- a CDS encoding phytanoyl-CoA dioxygenase family protein, which translates to MDRETMTNEENYAFDLTGYLHIPGALTRPEVARLNDAIDRAGSLEGMLGWEGDLREPFRDLLIHPQLVWYLNQIVGYGFRLDRAPEILCGETCDTSAPLVGGNEPRDPALAYYHQNDRRFCEGVRVIWALSDVKAGDGGFVFVPCTHKSNVETPEDILTGVDDSDYLFQPELKAGDLLIVGLSVVQGMRPWQGEGLQRLLSYEYVGRGVIRSAGPGPESDKMPVSDLMAELTPEQRASLYRPGYRDTTPPPTLETDGETVTLDESREIFHPSFLMKNPNSGIDEKEFYFWDLNGYLVLRGIMDEEWLAQANAAIDKFEDRIVVGDELAQGSKTLAGTGRPLLGGLTQLPSPHCDPFRRMLAHPVVEHRLNWMGASGGRTGGGTAFCSVKGTSGHSQHGSNEPLNPTRGYFYQNGRSYCEAVTVTWQLRDVTESDGGFACVPGSHKAYYPTPPGVRTCDDHMGLVKHIEVKAGDVLFFMDGSTSHGTFAWKSDISRRGILHKYSSRNFNRSGGELSHPEKRWGDLVSGMSDEQMAVMRGPDRDVFRKNVPRLEIADGSVVASYERGSTLYSKEAPTGPVVKK; encoded by the coding sequence ATGGACCGGGAAACCATGACAAACGAAGAGAATTACGCCTTTGATTTAACGGGTTATTTGCATATACCGGGAGCTTTGACCCGCCCCGAAGTCGCGCGGTTAAACGACGCAATTGATCGGGCAGGGTCACTCGAAGGCATGCTCGGCTGGGAAGGCGATTTGCGCGAACCATTCCGCGATTTGCTGATCCATCCCCAACTCGTGTGGTATCTGAACCAAATTGTAGGATACGGTTTCAGGCTCGACCGCGCACCTGAAATACTGTGCGGCGAAACCTGTGACACCTCTGCCCCACTGGTAGGTGGCAATGAACCGCGAGATCCCGCGCTGGCATATTATCACCAGAACGATCGAAGATTTTGTGAAGGCGTGCGCGTAATCTGGGCACTCTCTGATGTCAAAGCCGGAGATGGCGGATTTGTATTCGTACCGTGTACCCACAAATCAAATGTAGAAACGCCAGAAGACATATTGACCGGTGTAGATGACTCGGATTATCTTTTTCAACCCGAATTAAAAGCGGGTGATTTACTCATCGTCGGTCTGAGCGTCGTACAGGGCATGCGTCCCTGGCAAGGCGAGGGACTGCAACGCTTACTATCCTACGAATACGTGGGCCGCGGCGTAATCCGTTCTGCGGGACCTGGCCCTGAATCGGATAAAATGCCAGTATCCGACTTGATGGCAGAACTAACACCTGAACAGCGCGCATCGCTCTATCGCCCCGGATATCGCGATACAACACCACCACCGACTTTAGAAACAGACGGCGAGACAGTCACATTGGACGAATCCCGTGAAATTTTTCACCCATCTTTCCTGATGAAAAATCCAAATTCGGGTATTGACGAAAAAGAATTTTACTTTTGGGACTTAAACGGGTACCTGGTGCTGCGCGGGATCATGGATGAAGAATGGCTGGCACAGGCCAATGCCGCCATTGACAAATTTGAGGACCGAATCGTCGTTGGCGACGAACTCGCACAAGGATCAAAAACGCTTGCAGGCACGGGCAGGCCCCTATTGGGTGGACTGACTCAGTTGCCCAGTCCCCATTGCGACCCATTTCGGAGAATGCTCGCCCACCCGGTCGTTGAACATCGGCTGAACTGGATGGGCGCCAGCGGTGGTCGCACGGGCGGAGGAACGGCATTTTGCTCGGTCAAAGGCACATCGGGCCATTCCCAGCATGGCTCCAATGAGCCGCTCAATCCAACCCGGGGATACTTTTATCAAAATGGACGCAGCTATTGCGAAGCCGTAACCGTAACCTGGCAATTGCGCGACGTAACCGAATCCGATGGTGGGTTTGCATGCGTGCCGGGATCGCACAAAGCGTATTATCCTACTCCCCCGGGCGTGCGCACCTGCGATGACCACATGGGATTGGTAAAACACATAGAGGTGAAAGCGGGCGATGTGCTCTTCTTCATGGATGGCAGCACCTCACATGGCACATTCGCGTGGAAAAGCGACATCTCGCGGCGGGGGATTTTACACAAATATTCATCGCGCAACTTCAATCGCAGCGGCGGAGAATTGTCTCATCCAGAAAAACGGTGGGGCGATCTCGTCTCGGGCATGAGCGATGAACAGATGGCAGTCATGCGCGGTCCCGACCGCGATGTGTTTAGAAAGAACGTGCCCAGATTGGAAATTGCCGACGGTTCAGTCGTCGCGTCTTACGAACGAGGCAGTACATTGTACAGCAAGGAAGCACCTACCGGTCCAGTGGTAAAAAAATAA
- a CDS encoding phytanoyl-CoA dioxygenase family protein yields the protein MDRETMTNEENYAFDLTGYLHIPGALSRPEVARLNNAIDRAGSLEGMLGWEGDLREPFRDLLIHPQLVWCLNQIVGHGFRLDRAPEILCDETCDTSAPLEGGNEPRDPALAYYHQNDRRFCEGVRVIWALSDAKAGDGGFVFVPCTHKSNVETPEDILTGVDDSDYLFQPKLKAGDLLIVGLSVVQGMRPWQGEGPQRLLSYEYVGRGVIRSVGPGPESDKMPVSDSMAGMSPEQRASLYRPGYRDTTPPPTLKTDGETITLEESREIFHPSFLMKNPNSGIDQKEFYFWDLNGYLVLRGVMDEEWLAQANAAIDKFEDRIVVGEELARGSKSLAGTGRPLLGGLTQLPSPHCDPFRRMLAHPAVEHRLNWMGASGGRTGGGTAFCAVKGTSGHSLHDSNEPLNPGRGYIYQNGRSYCEAVTVTWQLRDVTEADGGFACVPGSHKAYYRMPPGVSSCDDHMGLVKHVEMKAGDVLFFMDGGTTHGTLAWKSDISRRGILHKYSSRNFNRSGGELTHPEKRWGDLVSGMSDEQIAVMRGPDRDVFEKNVPRLEIADGSVVASYERGSTLYSKEAPQGPVVKK from the coding sequence ATGGACCGGGAAACCATGACAAACGAAGAGAATTACGCCTTTGATTTAACAGGTTATTTGCATATACCGGGGGCTTTGTCCCGTCCCGAAGTCGCGCGGTTAAACAACGCGATTGATCGGGCAGGGTCACTCGAAGGAATGCTCGGCTGGGAAGGCGATTTGCGCGAACCCTTTCGCGATTTGTTGATCCATCCCCAACTCGTGTGGTGTCTGAATCAAATTGTGGGACATGGGTTCAGGCTCGACCGCGCACCCGAAATTCTATGCGACGAAACCTGTGACACCTCTGCCCCGCTGGAGGGCGGCAATGAACCGCGAGATCCCGCGCTGGCATATTATCATCAGAATGATCGAAGATTTTGTGAAGGCGTGCGCGTAATCTGGGCACTCTCTGATGCCAAAGCTGGCGATGGTGGGTTTGTGTTCGTACCGTGTACCCACAAATCAAATGTAGAAACGCCAGAGGATATATTGACCGGTGTAGATGACTCGGATTATCTTTTTCAACCCAAACTAAAAGCGGGCGATCTGCTCATCGTCGGCTTGAGCGTCGTACAGGGCATGCGTCCCTGGCAAGGCGAGGGACCACAGCGCTTGCTATCCTACGAATACGTGGGCCGCGGTGTGATCCGTTCTGTGGGACCTGGCCCTGAATCGGATAAAATGCCAGTATCCGACTCGATGGCGGGAATGAGTCCAGAGCAGCGTGCATCGCTGTACAGACCTGGATATCGCGATACAACGCCACCGCCAACGTTGAAAACAGATGGCGAGACAATCACATTAGAAGAATCTCGCGAAATTTTTCACCCATCTTTCCTGATGAAAAATCCAAACTCGGGCATTGACCAAAAAGAATTTTACTTTTGGGACTTAAACGGGTACCTGGTGCTGCGCGGGGTCATGGATGAAGAATGGCTGGCACAGGCCAATGCCGCCATTGACAAATTTGAGGACCGAATCGTCGTTGGCGAAGAACTCGCACGCGGGTCAAAAAGCCTCGCGGGCACGGGTAGGCCCCTGTTGGGTGGGCTGACTCAGTTGCCCAGTCCCCATTGCGATCCTTTTCGACGAATGCTCGCCCATCCGGCCGTTGAACATCGGCTAAACTGGATGGGTGCCAGTGGTGGTCGCACGGGTGGAGGAACGGCATTTTGTGCGGTCAAAGGCACATCGGGCCATTCCCTGCACGACTCCAATGAGCCGCTCAATCCAGGGCGCGGATATATTTATCAAAATGGGCGAAGCTATTGTGAAGCCGTAACCGTAACCTGGCAATTGCGCGACGTAACCGAAGCCGACGGTGGATTTGCATGCGTACCGGGATCGCACAAAGCGTATTATCGCATGCCGCCTGGGGTGAGTTCCTGCGATGACCACATGGGATTGGTAAAACACGTAGAGATGAAAGCGGGCGATGTGCTCTTCTTCATGGATGGCGGCACCACACACGGCACATTGGCGTGGAAAAGCGACATCTCGCGGCGGGGGATTTTGCACAAATACTCATCGCGCAACTTCAATCGCAGCGGCGGAGAATTGACCCATCCAGAAAAACGGTGGGGCGATCTCGTCTCGGGCATGAGCGACGAACAGATAGCCGTCATGCGCGGACCCGACCGCGATGTATTCGAAAAAAACGTACCCAGATTGGAAATTGCCGACGGTTCAGTCGTCGCGTCTTACGAGCGAGGCAGTACATTGTACAGCAAGGAAGCGCCACAGGGTCCAGTAGTAAAAAAATAA
- a CDS encoding Gfo/Idh/MocA family oxidoreductase produces the protein MGINVGFVGAGGRARSHMRALANIEDVEIVAICDIKEETAQSATSEFGGTAYTDYRVMLDSENLTAMYVVVPTFAHYDAEILAAQQGVHMLLEKPVVPSMEKGLEILEAVQKSGVLTSVGYQQRYTGWAKQGREFLKDKTIAMAQAYRWGGLPGTPWWRVMAQSGGQIVEQTTHQIDLLRYLVGDVAEVHAYYATRALNDVENLDIPDVYALSLKFEKGAVGTLSSTCVLRNGGGSNGIDIIMRDMRATVDGNGVTVFPGNAAEVGEMRESEDIDEVFMAAIRSGDGSGILSDFEDGLRSLDISLAANKSAETGQPERTYFSQNR, from the coding sequence ATGGGCATTAATGTGGGGTTTGTAGGTGCTGGAGGACGTGCACGGTCGCATATGCGCGCGTTAGCCAATATAGAAGATGTCGAGATCGTTGCAATTTGTGACATAAAAGAAGAAACCGCACAAAGCGCGACTTCAGAATTTGGTGGCACGGCTTATACCGACTATCGCGTGATGCTGGACAGTGAAAATTTGACCGCGATGTATGTCGTCGTACCGACATTTGCACACTATGATGCAGAAATTTTGGCGGCGCAACAAGGCGTACACATGCTGCTGGAAAAGCCCGTAGTGCCCTCAATGGAAAAGGGATTGGAAATTCTGGAAGCCGTTCAAAAATCAGGTGTACTGACCTCTGTGGGCTATCAACAGCGATATACGGGCTGGGCAAAACAGGGACGTGAATTTTTAAAAGACAAGACCATCGCCATGGCACAGGCTTATCGTTGGGGTGGTTTACCGGGCACGCCGTGGTGGCGCGTGATGGCGCAGTCGGGTGGGCAGATTGTCGAACAGACCACGCATCAGATCGACTTATTGCGTTATCTCGTGGGCGATGTCGCAGAAGTACACGCGTATTACGCCACCCGCGCATTAAACGATGTCGAAAATCTCGATATCCCCGACGTATATGCCCTATCGCTCAAATTTGAAAAAGGTGCTGTGGGCACACTGAGTTCCACCTGCGTTCTCCGCAATGGCGGTGGCTCAAATGGCATTGATATCATCATGCGCGATATGCGAGCGACCGTCGATGGCAATGGTGTAACCGTATTTCCAGGTAATGCGGCTGAGGTCGGCGAAATGCGCGAATCGGAAGATATCGACGAAGTATTTATGGCTGCAATTCGTTCGGGAGATGGATCGGGAATCCTCTCTGACTTTGAAGACGGTTTGCGCAGCCTCGATATTTCGCTCGCGGCAAATAAATCTGCTGAAACGGGTCAACCCGAGCGAACTTATTTTTCGCAAAATCGTTGA
- the lepB gene encoding signal peptidase I, which produces MLKRNRKKKRKRSALREFGIAIFLAILIRGTLVQAYHIPSGSMEDTLLEGDYVLGDKLTFGTQIPDRVPILNTKLPSFRVPGFSTPQPGDLVIFEFPRDESRDFIKRCIAVEGQTVEIKNKIVYVDGKRFENPEGVKHEDPRVEHKQHSPRDNYGPHTVPPGHIFVMGDNRDSSYDSRFWGMVPMEKVKAHPLFIYYSWDSQKPLWNIFQKIRWSRLGLVE; this is translated from the coding sequence ATGCTCAAAAGAAACAGAAAAAAGAAGCGAAAAAGAAGCGCATTGCGAGAATTTGGAATCGCCATATTTTTAGCCATTTTAATCCGGGGAACGCTGGTACAAGCATATCACATACCCTCGGGATCGATGGAAGACACGCTATTAGAAGGCGATTACGTACTGGGCGATAAACTGACCTTCGGCACGCAAATACCCGACCGCGTACCCATACTGAATACCAAATTGCCCTCATTTCGCGTACCGGGATTTTCAACCCCTCAACCGGGGGATCTGGTAATTTTTGAATTCCCCCGGGATGAGTCGCGCGATTTTATCAAGCGGTGTATTGCGGTTGAAGGACAGACAGTGGAAATCAAAAACAAAATTGTATATGTAGATGGAAAGCGATTTGAAAATCCAGAAGGCGTTAAGCACGAAGACCCCAGAGTAGAACACAAACAGCACAGCCCGCGCGACAACTATGGACCTCACACAGTGCCACCGGGGCATATTTTTGTGATGGGAGACAATCGCGACAGCAGTTATGACAGCCGGTTTTGGGGGATGGTACCCATGGAAAAAGTAAAAGCACACCCATTATTTATTTATTATTCCTGGGATAGCCAAAAGCCTCTGTGGAATATTTTTCAAAAAATCCGTTGGAGCAGGCTGGGCCTGGTGGAGTAA
- a CDS encoding multiheme c-type cytochrome: MVLLYTGDTQSFLEVCGCADNQLGGIARRATMVNDLKQSYPNALLVDAGGLFAGDTVLDQLRCKIHLQAMKAIHYDAANVGVGELRFGQSFFETMRDSIGIPFVSANLKVNGVQMGAPIRILDAGDVRVGIIGVAGEREIEVHGMAMGASHINMPDGVNVRLDGIQEAVASVRQKTDLIVVLSDLDREEERSLVQHISDIDIVISTRSTETTHRIGNTLLLGTQPQGKAIGQAILNVENGRVTAEQITSVLLSESIGEDRTVKRLVDEFYNLVQKNSALQQTGRPRFAGFAQEEQAHRGTNRYVGVETCKGCHATEVADWEQSHHANAFNRLLQKQKHYQPDCVTCHTTGFGYPTGFRIGKDVKRLTNVQCEVCHGPGEQHARRPEISNIRRTPSPDLCQRCHDANQTPDFDARFADMLAEVNHKGHGSSHAITKSDTEHGETEPSQDGRPLVELFVMADCPYGIHAEQTLAPLFRKLGDQIDFRLYFIADEANTKNVASPPPVTRSTQTAQPGCKATTSTGSGRFRSLHGDREIAEGIRQTIVISRYPDRFWDYILCRNKSGIATDWRICATQVNMDADKIAELSENDVGETLFAENIRRANLLGINASPTLRVNGRDVKTSSHEVAQFICRNNKNLPFCADVPECLSDRDCVHPDKVGLCLNGGTPNARCEVRDPIPFQTTILNDATCTVCDTYSFIRSTLSLFPGAEFQTVEVNSEIGQNLIARYRLDRVPAYVLNNEFEKTAHFNRFAHLMQRVGDHFVPTVLLTPIARVFQGQNIEGMDLFMDVSVSPALQIAERLLQWGKKIQAPERLRLHFVGNDTQNALFRQAQQTAPERIVDALLCHKQKASSDTSSVVNCLKQMGIDVSGIDNRAETHATARALGVIPTRSPTVVIDGRFVVQAEGLKQIEAIFYRLHPELLQRDRNTARPSGVK; this comes from the coding sequence GTGGTACTGCTTTATACAGGAGACACACAGAGCTTCCTGGAAGTGTGTGGCTGCGCGGACAACCAGCTCGGCGGCATTGCGCGGCGTGCGACAATGGTAAATGACTTAAAGCAATCGTATCCCAATGCCCTGTTAGTAGATGCCGGCGGTCTATTTGCAGGCGATACCGTATTGGACCAATTGCGATGCAAAATACATTTGCAAGCCATGAAAGCCATCCATTACGACGCGGCCAATGTCGGTGTGGGAGAATTGCGATTTGGACAATCGTTCTTTGAAACCATGCGCGATTCGATCGGCATCCCTTTTGTAAGTGCAAACTTAAAGGTAAATGGCGTGCAAATGGGTGCGCCAATACGCATTCTGGACGCGGGCGATGTGCGCGTCGGTATCATAGGTGTGGCGGGTGAACGGGAGATTGAAGTACACGGTATGGCAATGGGAGCCTCACATATAAATATGCCCGATGGCGTAAATGTCCGGCTCGATGGCATCCAGGAAGCAGTGGCATCTGTGCGTCAAAAGACCGACCTCATAGTTGTATTGAGCGACCTGGATCGAGAGGAAGAACGCAGCCTCGTACAACATATCTCCGATATAGATATCGTGATCAGCACGCGATCAACCGAGACAACCCATAGGATCGGCAATACCCTGTTGCTGGGCACCCAACCCCAGGGCAAAGCAATTGGACAGGCGATCTTAAACGTAGAAAATGGACGGGTGACAGCAGAACAAATCACCTCCGTATTGCTCTCTGAATCCATTGGCGAAGACCGCACCGTGAAACGGCTCGTGGATGAATTCTACAATCTGGTTCAAAAAAATTCTGCATTACAGCAGACAGGACGACCGAGATTTGCGGGATTTGCACAGGAAGAACAGGCGCATCGGGGCACCAATAGATATGTCGGGGTAGAGACGTGCAAAGGATGCCATGCTACCGAGGTTGCAGACTGGGAACAGTCACACCATGCCAATGCATTTAATCGCTTGTTGCAAAAACAAAAACACTATCAGCCCGACTGCGTAACGTGTCATACCACGGGATTTGGATATCCCACGGGATTCCGGATTGGCAAAGATGTCAAACGACTTACAAATGTGCAGTGCGAAGTGTGCCACGGGCCTGGTGAACAACACGCGCGGCGCCCAGAAATCAGCAATATCCGCCGCACGCCATCTCCCGATTTGTGCCAGCGCTGTCACGATGCAAACCAGACACCCGACTTTGACGCCCGATTTGCCGATATGCTGGCAGAAGTGAATCACAAGGGACACGGCTCTTCTCACGCAATAACCAAATCGGACACAGAGCATGGTGAAACAGAACCGAGCCAGGATGGCCGCCCTCTCGTTGAGCTATTCGTGATGGCAGATTGCCCCTATGGCATACATGCAGAACAAACCCTTGCCCCTCTATTTCGCAAGTTGGGGGATCAAATCGACTTTCGCCTGTATTTTATCGCAGACGAAGCGAATACAAAAAATGTCGCATCGCCCCCCCCTGTCACACGCTCGACACAGACAGCACAGCCAGGATGCAAAGCGACGACCTCGACGGGATCGGGTCGCTTTCGCAGTTTGCACGGCGACAGAGAAATAGCCGAAGGCATTCGGCAAACCATTGTGATATCACGATACCCCGATCGGTTCTGGGATTACATTTTGTGTCGCAATAAATCGGGCATTGCAACCGATTGGCGCATCTGTGCAACGCAGGTGAACATGGACGCAGACAAAATCGCCGAGCTATCCGAAAACGATGTGGGTGAAACGTTATTTGCCGAAAATATTCGCCGGGCCAATCTGCTGGGAATCAACGCATCGCCCACATTGCGCGTAAATGGACGCGATGTCAAAACATCTTCTCATGAGGTGGCGCAGTTCATCTGTCGAAACAATAAAAATTTGCCCTTTTGCGCCGATGTTCCCGAGTGCCTCAGCGATCGGGATTGTGTACACCCAGACAAAGTTGGCCTATGCTTAAACGGCGGGACGCCAAACGCGCGATGCGAAGTACGCGATCCCATTCCCTTTCAAACGACCATTCTCAACGACGCAACCTGTACGGTATGTGATACGTATTCGTTTATTCGATCTACACTATCGCTCTTTCCCGGTGCTGAGTTCCAAACTGTAGAAGTAAACAGCGAGATAGGACAGAACCTGATTGCGCGTTATAGGCTAGACCGGGTGCCAGCTTATGTGCTGAATAATGAATTTGAGAAAACAGCCCATTTTAATCGATTTGCACACCTGATGCAGCGCGTTGGTGATCATTTTGTTCCAACTGTGCTATTGACGCCCATTGCGCGGGTTTTTCAAGGCCAGAATATAGAGGGAATGGACCTGTTTATGGATGTTAGCGTGTCTCCGGCCTTACAAATAGCAGAACGACTCTTGCAATGGGGCAAAAAAATCCAGGCACCCGAGCGCTTGCGCCTGCACTTTGTAGGCAATGACACACAAAATGCACTATTTCGACAGGCACAACAGACCGCTCCAGAGCGGATAGTTGACGCGCTGTTATGCCACAAGCAGAAGGCATCTTCCGACACATCTTCTGTAGTAAACTGCTTAAAACAGATGGGCATTGACGTCAGCGGAATAGACAACAGAGCAGAAACACACGCCACTGCTCGAGCACTCGGCGTGATACCGACAAGGTCGCCGACTGTAGTAATCGATGGGCGTTTTGTAGTGCAAGCCGAAGGTCTGAAGCAAATAGAAGCGATATTTTATCGCCTGCACCCGGAATTACTCCAACGCGACAGGAACACAGCCAGGCCATCTGGCGTCAAATAA